The window TGTAGTCCTGATTCAAGGCGCTTTCAATAGCATCGTCTAAAAAGTCAGCGTAATTATAATTATTAATGAGGATTGTAACCAGTGGTGTTTTTTTCATACGGTCATGTTACCTCATTCGTCGAGTTATTTTTGTTACGGTATAAGCCACATTTTTCACGCAATACATTTAAAATAAATAAAGGGTTACCAATTAGGTAGCGTTTGTACCCTCTTTTAGGATCTTGCAGAAATAGCCAAAGCCATTCCATATGAAGATTGATGAAAAGCTGCGGGCTTCTCTTTAACAAGCCCGCCATATGCTTAAAGGCACCACCGCAAATCATATATACCTTTACATTGAGCTTTGGATGATTATCCATAAGCCAGTTCTCCTGGATCGGCATTCCCATACCTATCCATATAATATCGGGTGCTGCATCGTTAATTTTTTGAAGAACGGCATCGTTCTCTGGCCCATGTTTCTGGAAATACCCATGATGCATTCCGACAATATTCAATTCAGGAGCATGCGCCTTTAAGCGGAAGGCAACTTTTTCGGCCAGTCCTTCAGGACCCCCCAACAGGAAAAGGCTATATTTTTTTTCAGTGATATAGTCAGTCAGCGGCCATACCCAATCAGCCCAAGTCAAGCGCTCATAAAGATTGTAGCCCAGGATTTTCCCTCCCCAGATCACACCGTGCCCGTCAATGGGAACCATGTCGGCCTGATTATAAAAATTACGTAAGCGAGGGTCATTACAAGCATGATTTATACCGTGGATATTCGATGAAAGCACAAAACCAGGGCTGTCGTGTTCAATAATTCCGCTGATTTTGTCATGAATTTCCTGCATGAAAGCGCAAGTTACTTTAACTCCAAGTATTTTGTAGTGTCGCATGTTGAATCCAAGAAAAAGGAAAAGTCAAATACGCTGCATCCGATAGCTGAGCAGTTACGAATAATCTATTAGCTCAGTTTTCGGAGGTAAGGGAGGGGGGAAACCTATCCAGCCGCTACCTGTTGACTCTAGTCCGAAAAGTTCAGTCGCTACTTTCTGGTCGCGCAACTGAATGTAAGTATCCCTAGCGATAGGGGTATAAAAGCATATCCCGGCCAGCTCATCAACAGAAGGAATACGTTTACCTTCAACGGGGTCTTTCAGTCCATTTATTTTGATTATTATCTTTTTCTTTTCACGAACCACCTGCCATTCAAGAAAATCATGTACATTTTTATATTGAAGGAGTTTTGCTGTCGGAGTCACCCAAATAAGTTTCTTCTTATAATAGTCTGCCAAGCAGTTCAATACTTCTTCTTCCTCAGACGGAAAAAAAATTTTGCCTTGATCCTGAATAACGGCCTTGGCCAGATGCGTATAAATTATTATATATCCCTGCTGCTGGATCAGCTCGTCCAATATTTTTTTTGCTAAAGAGTGCCGGAGACTGTTTGGTCCAGCTCCCCAAAGATCAGCTCTATTTGGATGCTGCGCGAAGCGAGTGAAAGCAATTAACGGACTTCCGTCACGGAGGGTAATGGTCTTCATCAGATCAGTGACAGTATCTGATGTTTTTATGCGGGTTGATTTCCCAAGAAGAATCTTAACCATATTTTTGAAATGGTTTAATGTAATCCTCTGTAGTTCTTTTCCTGATATTCTCTGCCTAGCAGAAGAAAGTGGCCATTGCACGATTTCTGACCACCAATGATATTTGATCCCTATTTTTTTGGCGAATTTAGCTGTATATAGGGGTGAGTGCGGATCGTCCCCTTGATACTGAGGCCAAAGTCTGGCGATCAAATTTTGATGATTATTTGGGGATCCATGATTAATCCATATCGGAACCTCTAACCCGACTTTGGTAAGCTCTTCTGTTAGCTGCCGGGCGATTGTTTGTAAAAAAAGGGGATTAGGCGGAGCATCGTTAAAATCTCCCCAAGAGTGCAACGAGTCGATTAAACCATCCTGTATAGCCTGCCGAATAAACTCTGCCTCTCTGGGTCTGGAGGAACCATCAGGGTTAAAATAAGCCATATGTGCTTGATCTTTTGCGACCCCAAAAAAAGAATCGGCAACAGGAAGTCCGAGGCCATATTTTTCTGAATTGATAAATTGATGTATGGCTATAAAGGTATCAAGGTCACAGTTATCAATGTCCGAGCAGACGGCAAGAGCTGCCCTGAACGGATAGGGAAATTCTCTGATTTTCACAGGTTCTTTGCTTGATGATAAAAAAGTATTCATTATTTTTAAATAAAAGTCTATAACACTTTTGCTTTACTCTTATTTCTATGCTCCATAGGAGATGAAAAAAGCAGAGAGATCATTAATAGTAAAGTAGTGATAAGCCCGATAGCTTTCCGGGATTTTTAATTATTTGGTACATGCTTTTCGTATAGGAAAAGAGCAAAAAAAACTCTTATGTCAACATAATGCTGTACTGTTCAGGATAGGTTCCACTCTTGAAGAATCATATAAAGAACGTCAGAAGCTTTTTGTCGCTTTACATACCATGCTAAGTAGTCATCCTTAAATAATCGACACTTCTTGTACTCTAACATGCCGATAAATCGGTTCGGTAGCTAACCTGGAGTGTCGATTATATTTAGTCGGGTACTTACTGGAAAATTAAATTACATTTATAGTTATATGTACAGAATTTTTTAGGGCGTATCATACTCGGTATGATATAAACTAAAGAAGTGGTACAAGCAGCAAAATGGAAAGGGAGGTTGTTTGGAAAAAGTTTGAAGGCTGTATTGGCTTGCTGTATATAGTATGTG is drawn from Candidatus Electrothrix aestuarii and contains these coding sequences:
- a CDS encoding WecB/TagA/CpsF family glycosyltransferase, which codes for MRHYKILGVKVTCAFMQEIHDKISGIIEHDSPGFVLSSNIHGINHACNDPRLRNFYNQADMVPIDGHGVIWGGKILGYNLYERLTWADWVWPLTDYITEKKYSLFLLGGPEGLAEKVAFRLKAHAPELNIVGMHHGYFQKHGPENDAVLQKINDAAPDIIWIGMGMPIQENWLMDNHPKLNVKVYMICGGAFKHMAGLLKRSPQLFINLHMEWLWLFLQDPKRGYKRYLIGNPLFILNVLREKCGLYRNKNNSTNEVT